The following is a genomic window from Pseudochaenichthys georgianus chromosome 9, fPseGeo1.2, whole genome shotgun sequence.
cagggagaacatatttaggcacacaggctccaatccaggatggtccaccatacaggttacagagtcctcaagttactgcatccgtcttgacacattgtgataaacgtatattgaatgacatgttaaaaatgtatttaaacagacaacttagtaaagctgtcaaaaatgttacctgtggtatctccatgcagcacacattctccgttcagaaggcatcgtggcgcaatttgcacaaagaagtcaataactgagcttttaaaaacacatgaaactacacacattgctgacaactgaggtgttgttggagttatactttttatcatcctaagttattcaactttccaacggttgttgcacgatgttggaagaaaaggactgtaaactattaataaacgcaatgaggccattgtatatatgctgaaaatatgaatgtctccctttataaatatatatatatatatatatcgctgtttttgcgttacaaactgtacacattgcattcttgctaattagccaaaatatgaacggaataaggagcaagcatcgtaacagagtaaaataaatagggacaacagcttgtcagctaaccattcagaaacgtcctgctgcaaccgagatttttgcacctccaccaaaacctccgctgcttcagggtcagtttctggatcaaattgataatatgcttgaacacatgcattgctctgagatgacatgtttattcgacactcgtaatcacagcaagcatggtaacgtgactctcgccggctcatgcctgctcttctgcaggggggcgtggtcagctgctgctcagaattttcaaagacgggcttggaatagagcggaaatgagcgaaacgaggcatgtctaaaaaatgatctgtttggtattttgaaaaataaaatgtataaatataccttatataggtatggtcatacaccaggggtggccaaccagtcagaggttaagagccacattttttctatgttactgcaaagagccacatcaaacacacagtcactgatatgtttcagttttttgttttctggagacaagatttcaaccacgtcactgatgcatttttgtggcattgggatatatattttttaaatcctctggagcagagagaggcgctgtggattattgttattgattaatgcatcagggtttcttagggtcaaaaacactaaacccaCAACTTAAGATGAAagcatttagtttatttaataaaagagcacatgttcaatgtgaaaagtgacagtagttatagattatttgcaatttggtgctatctatatatttttaaattatatatatataacaccttgaatttcaggggggggcgcggggctccgttggcggggcgcagcgcccctccaagacaatggtaggggaaacactggatagtgtttaatcaacgataggttttcccccctcaaaggtgattggttcactgcattgcaggtattattgtgattggctcttgggccacatcaaaattagacgcgctgtcatcctcacgataccaacattttggtttcaataccaagtcaagaattgggattccgattctttttcttaaaaaaagagaaacattcttaaatgtaattgtgctttatttcacaccagaaccataacacacacttttaaacaatgagaacataaataaaataaatgacaagaattcgtattaaatcaaattaatacatttctcacagacaggcctcgtggtgtccgtaggcttgccctcactgtcagagatatagctaaaatacatcaaaatgtcgcttctggcgtcttttttgtcaacaagccgaagcgcagcggcagttgcactcccacttgcagccatgcttctcgttttctcacatgctctggcagctagcgcgtgcacgagagaggggagggacttagagcgtgcttgagagggagggactgcaggcacggctgcagtgcagggagtgaaagcagagcgctgaacacacgcggctcttattaaaacggcgctttctcatcggagtactttcccccgtcattcttaaagtaccgatactaatgaaacggaggaatcgtaacgtttttaacggcagggtatcgcggtatacctttcaagtatcggtagaccgtgcaacactagtcaggagtcagtgtctctcccccaaactcacacatacaattcgatatgaactgaagagccgcatgaaactaggcaaagagccgcatgcggctcgagagccgcgggttggccacccctgtcatacactatatcatttaaatatagcatgataggtctcctttaagtctTATATGAATGTTGTGCAACAATGTTTATCCAGTCAGACAGATTTGTTCAAGTGTGAACTGTCATATTTAAGACTTATTCATTgtcctccatcagcttctgtagccatgtgttcagctgagctgctgattGGAGGATCTGCCTCTCTGTTATCCTCAGTTTGAATTTCATTAAGCCGTGaggactgacgaccaacacacttgtgTCTTTTCAAATCACTACGgaatttaaatcttttgtcacaaacattgcagctgtatatttcctctcttgtgtggactctcatgtgtctctttaaatgtccactaagtgcaaaagctttcttacagattgagcagctgtatggtttctctcctgtgtggattctcatgtgtcccTTTAAATGTCCACGCTGTGAAAAAGcattcttacagactgagcaggtgtatggtttttctcctgtgtggattctcatgtgttgtTTAAAACCGCCACTCTCTGAAAAtgatttcttacagactgagcagctgtatggtttctctcctgtgtggattctcatgtgtaccTTCGcacttatattatatgaaaaagctttcttacagactgagcaggtgtatggtttttctcctgtgtggactcgcatgtgttcctttaaagcgccactctgtgaaaaagctttcttacagactgagcagctgtgtggtttctctcctgtgtggattatcATGTGTTTCTTAATATCTCCTTTCCTTGCAAAATATTTCGTACAAACAGAGCACCCAAATTGTTTCTTTTCATTACTATGTCGTTgatcactgacagattcatgtctatttttcattgagtttgacactgacgcaggttctctggtctctttccaatcagcactgtcttcagtgtcaggttcagaacagtctccagtgtcaggttcagtagagtctccagtgtcgccctcagtctttggttgtaaactgctctctggatctgagttactggttggttctggtcctcgacagtcatctccatcagcttctgtttccatgtgttcagtttgtctttgatgaggctgtgGGGAGTGaggtttctctttatcatcttcactcttcacagcgtcaggagtgaaagtggacttggtggTATCAGCCTCCTCCTGgtcctgaagctgctctccctcctgactaATCCTGAGTTCCTCCggttcctgcttaatgtgtggggggggctctgggtcctcctggtccagactggtgctCCACGCCTGCTGTTCATGGAgaagctcttctttaaccaccaccagctgcttGACGTCTGCAGGGAACAGGATACACACAAAACATGTCTAATTTTGTTGGCTCAATTCACCTTATGTAGCCCAGCCTCTTTCCACTTCCAgttaaaaatgaaaaagggttTTTTCTTCTGGTTTAGCACTAGCCGCAATGTAAACAATGaattgtatttgggattgttcACAGATACACTATGCCTAAAGTATAGAAtgaaaatactctgttacaaattaaaatcctgcaatcaaacctcatttaagtaaaagtatgcaagTATTATCCAAACATTTTACGGCACCTTCTTATGTAAAAGTAATGATGGTGCAGTAAAATGTTCCTTGTCAGTGTTTAATTTATGATGTTTCTTCATTATTTTGTATGCAGCATTTTACTGCTGTACATGTTTAAAGTAGCGCTTGTAAAAATTATTATAGATGAGGGAAACtgctaaatattaaaatatgtgtgttttttatatacagtaccagtcaaaagtttggacaccttctcattcaatggtttgttgattttaatttgtttctactttgtagattaatactgaagacatcaaaactatgaaataataataataaatgtaatttgttagtgcttttacaggtgctcaaagacgctttacagatatagtgaaggggaaagaaaaggaaggaacaacaaataaatatagagttaaagttaaagtcaaataatacaaaaacaatcacacattaaaagccagattgaagaggtgagtttttgtgagttttttgaaggtggtgaggtcagtgcagtctctgatgggttgggggagtgagttccagagggagggggcagcgacggagaaggctctgtccccccaggtccggtgattggtgcgggtggggatggataggaggttggcttctgatgagcggaggctgATGAGGGTATCGGATTGCTGTAAATGTTGCTGATTTTGGTTTGGAAAAACGAGAGGAAGGAGTTGCACTGTTCGGTGGTGAAGGATGAGGTGGCGTTGTCACAGGGTTTGAGAAGTTTGCTGATGGTGGAGAACAGACGCTTGGGGTTGCTGGAGCCAGACTGAATGAGTTGTGACTGTGAGTAGTAATTAGACCGGGCTGCTTTGAGTGTGTTACTATACTGCTGGAGATAGTCTTGAAGATAGATTTGAAGATGGACTGTTAGTGTGGTTTTCTTGTGTTGGCGTTCAAGTTGACGTTTCCTTGATTTCATTTGGCGGAGTTTGGGGGTATACCAGGGGGcggacattttttgtttttgtggggGCCAGTTCATTGAGACAGAAGGAGAGGGTGCTGTTATAATAGTCCACAAGTTCAGATGGGTTTTCAgaaagtgtggggggggggggggggacatctTGCAGGTAATGGAGGCAGTGATTGCTGAAGGTGAGATGGATTTGAGATTTCTGTAGGTTATTGTGCGTTTTTGCTTTTGGGCGGGGATGGGGATGTTGATGTCCATGATGATGGCCAGGTGATCAGAGATGTGGAGATTGAGGCTGGACAGATGATGGATGGTGAGACCAGTGGAGCAGACCAAGTCCAGGATGTGACCACGGCTGTGTGTTGGGAAGTTGATGTGTTGAGAGAAGTTGCAGCAGTGAAGGGTTTCCTTAAATTCAGAGGCATATTTGCAGGTCGGGTCGTCaacatgaatgttaaaatcacctAAGAGGAGAACAGATGGGGATATGGCAGAAAGCTGAGTGAGAATGTCAGAGAGGTCGGAGAGAAAGGAGGGGTTTGGCTTCGGGGGACGGTAGATGATGGCTGTGACCAGGGGAGTGGGACCAGAGAGTTTAAAGATCAGGTGttcaaatgaagaaacatcagGGATGGGGATTATGGtagcttttatttcctttctgaTAATAGCAGCTATACCACCACCACCCTGGCCTTGTGGGCGAGGTTTGTCAATGTATGTGAATCCTGCTGGGgtgatttgatttaaaaaaaaatagtcCAGGGGGTTTTGCCTGTCTGATACAGAAAGTCCAGGTTATTGTCTTTAATGAATTCATTTAGAATGTGGCTTTTATTGTGGATGGAGCGTGTGTTGAGCAGGGCTGCTCTGAGGTGATGTTGCATTGGGGGGGGTTGTGTGGACCGGGGGAGTGGAAGGAGATTGGTCAGATTCACGTGTTGTTTGTTGTGATGGCGTAATGTGGGCGTGTGACAGGACCGAATGGACGGGATGGAGTGTGGAGACGTGGAATGAAATAAAAACTTACCGCCAGAGCCTCTGTGTGGAGGACGGCGTTTGCGGAGTATTTCATTATCTGCGAGGATGTCCATGCAGTCCGGACGCAGGCGGTTATTAAAGGAGTGGAGATCTGACAGGGAGTAGAGCGGCGCCATGATCCGGTGAAGTGGCGCTAGCACGGAGCTAGCTAATGCTGGGGACCCGGGCAGCAGAGACCAGGAGCCGGATGACTGTGGAAGAAGGAGCGGTGTGAGTCCAGATAAAATGAGAATTATAATCCACAGCATATCAGGAGAATAATTCCAGTGGTTTCCAGAGGAGAATCGTAGGAGGGGCTGACAGCCTGGTGCAAAGTGGGAGCCGGGTGACCAGCCTACTAGCTGGTTAGCTAGCTTGATAGCCACCGGCTGTAGGCGGCAGGGAGAGACGATGTCAGCGGGGAAGCCGGCTGATCGCAGCGGGATGGGAAGACCCACACGAGCCGCGGAGTTAGGGTGGAGACAGAAATGTTAGCTCAGCAGACTTCAGGGAGCCAAGGAGCATCTAGGTAGCAGCCTGCTAGGTCCGATAATGCTAGCTAGCGGGCTAGGGACCGgtgagcaggaaagagccagcaGGTAGGAGATGACAACACAAAGATCTGTGTCGATTCGATATAGAGATGCTGCTATTTTTGCTGATGACTGACGTTTCAAAAGTAGAGAGCCAGACAGGAGAGGTTCTGATCTGGACTAAAGAACAATATTTGGGGCGGAGGAGCGGCGAACAAACAACGCCAGCACCCTCGGCGACCCGGGAAATTATCCCGGgaaagaacacatatggaattattTAGTTAACAAAAACGTGTTAAGAATATGATTTGTATTCTAGATTCTTCAAAGTAGCCCCCTTCtgccttgatgacagctttgcacACTCTTAGCTTCTCTCAGTTTGCTTCATGAGGTCGTCACCTGGAATGGTTTTCAATTAACACGTGTGTCTTGTCAAGAGTCAATTTGTGGAATTACTTACAGTGGAAATCCCTATTTGACTGCTGTTGTAATCCATATTATGGCAAGAACCACTCAACTCAGTAAAGAGAAACGGCCGTCCATCATCACTTTAAGAAATGAAGGCCAGTCGATCCAGAAAATCGATAAATCTACAATGTAGAaccaatttaaataaataaaaaacttagAATGAGATTTATCCAAACTTTTGACTGCATCTAATACTAGTGTATAATCTCTCTCaaaatatatattctgtgtatatatatatattttgttagggaatcatttgcttaggtattcaaccttcgacAGTTCATTGTTTTCTCTTCTCACTGTCTCTTTTCCCATGGCATAGTTCTACGACGAGGGCCAGCTTGGCACATTGTTGTTGCCAGCTTATCACCGAGCACAAGCTGACATGAGATAGTTTATTATTCAGGGTCATCTAGAGGCCTTTCTTTTATCTGGAACGTAGGTTCCCTGGCGCACATTATTTTCTATGTacgagagctctagttagattcagggtctgtatttgtttagtctcgctgataaagaatgttgattattacactccgaactagttaaaacctggaactacagaagagttcttcagaattggtttggcatctcaaccgtgtggtcagattgtggcccgtgacatgtcttgtgaattctccggccaaagctccaaataaactgtcagtttgccatcaaagctccagctctcctcctcgtgtctctctgagtcccgtctccaattgcttcagaagtttcccccacatatacagtggggcaaaaaagtatttagtcagccaccaattgtgcaagttctcccacttaaaaagatgaggcccgtaattgtcatcctaggtatacctcaactatgagagacaaaatgacaaagaaaaaaaaatccagaaaatcacattgtctgatttttaaagaatttatttgcaaattatggtggaaaataagtatttggtcaataataaAAGTTcttctcaatactttgttatatacccattgttggcaatgacagagctcaaacgttttctgtaagtctgcacaaggttttcacacactgttgctggtattttggcccattcctccatgcagatctcctcgagAGCAgtgatgctttggggctgtcgctgggcaacacagactttcaactccctccaaagattttctatggggttgagatctggagactggctaggccactccaggaccttgaaatgcttcctacgaagccactccttcgttgcccgggcggtgtgtttgggatcattgtcatgctgaaagacccagccacgtttcatcttcaatgtccttgctgatggaaggaggttgtcactcaaaatctcacgatacatggccccattcattctttcctttacacggatcagtcgtcctggtccctttgcagaaaaacagccccaaagcatgatgtttccacccccatgtttcacagtaggtatggtgttctttggatgcaactcagcattctttctcctccaaacacgtctagttgagtttttaccaaaaagttctattttggtttcatctgaccatatgacattctcccaatcctcttctggatcatctaaatgctctctagcaaacttcagacgggcctggacatgtactggcttaagcagggggacacgtctggcactgcaggatttgagtccctggcggcgtagtgtgttactgatggtagcctttgttactttggtcccagctctctgcaggtcattggctaggtccccccgtgtggttctgggattttttctcaccgttcttgtgatcattttgaccccacggggtgagatcttgcgtggagccccagatcgagggagattatcaggggtcttgtatgtcttccattttctaataattgctcccacagttgatttcttcacaccaagctgcttgcctattgcagattcagtcttcccagcctggtgcaggtctacaattttgtttctggtgtcctttgacagctctttggtcttggccatagtggagtttggagtgtgaatgtttgaggttgtggacaggtgtcttttatactgataactgtattaatggcacctgtttgaactcgttaacgcatagaggacagaggaggctcttaaagaagaagttacaggtctgtgagagccagaaatcttgtttgtttgatccTCTACGAGCCTTTAGAGAAATGTGTTTTCCTTCGAGACGGTGCGCCAACATCCATTTCCGGGTCGCTACTGGAGGACCTGGGagtctccatccatccatcttctcccgcttatccgtggtcgggtcgcgggggtagcagttccagcagagagccccaaactttcttttccctggcgacatcaaccagctctgactgggggatcccaaggcgctcccaggccagcgaagagatataatccctccacctggtcctaggtctaccccttggtctcttcccagctggacgtgcctggaacacctccctagggaggcgcccaggtggcatcctaactaggtgcccgaaccacctcaactggcttctttcgacgcgaaggaggagcggctcaactccgagtccctccctgatgaccgaacttctcaccttatctctaagggagacaccagccacccggcggaggaaacccatctcggccgcttgtatccgcgatctcgttctttcggtcatgacccatccttcatgaccataggtgagggtaggaacgaaaatgacccggtagacagagagctttgccttccggctcagctcccctttcgtcacaacggtgcggtaaagcgactgcaataccgctcccgctgctccgattctccggcccatctcacgctccattgatccctcactcgagaacaagaccccgagatacttgaactccttcacttggggtaaggactcattccctacttggagtggacagtccatcggtttcctgctgagaaccatggcctcagatttggaggtgctgatcctcatcccagccgcttcacactcggttgcgaaccgatccagtgagtgctgaaggtcgcagaccgatgaagccatcagaaccacatcatctgcaaaaagcagtggtgcaatccttagtccaccgaactgcagaccccccccccccacgactacgcctcgaaatccgatccatgtatattacaaacaggattggtgacaaagcgcagccctggcggaggccaaccctcaccggaaatgggtccgacttactgccgaggacccggacacagctctcgctttgggagtacagagattggatggccgtgagtagagaccccctcaccccatactcccgcagcacctcccacagtaactccctgggaacccggtcatacgccttctccaagtctacaaaacacatgtagaccggataagcgtactcccaggccccctccaggatccttgcgagagtaaaaagctgatccgtcatactccagctctgcctctaacatagagggcggagttgtcgggttcaggagttcctcaaagtgttccttccaacgtcccaacactccatcagttgaggtcaacaacgtcccatccttactgtacacagcttggatggttccctgcttccccctcctgaggtgtcggacagttttccagaacaactttgggaGTCTGGGACGCGAAAATGATAGAAATCacaaacggctcatttcggaggactcGCTTGATGCCGGGACGACCAGCCGCCCTCCCCCGAGAGGCGCAaggaccgcagttttaattattataataaagtaaatttgtctaataatacttacatacttttacttaaaggtcccatgtcatgcttttccggttattacccgtccccttgtgtgttatgaaggtttttctgcatgcaagcggtctgcaaagtcacaaaccctcaaagtacaccctgtagcgagtaaaactctaacacagaaaatacctgtctatgctgccccagaacgcctcgttggagatttctctttttcttcctgggtacagtgacgtcaccatacccaaatggaccaatccgtggagcacCTCATACACACATACTCTCTCAGCTGCGAAACTGTGACACgctgggggggtgctagtggagcctcacagcggtggcgcgcttacactgtaggtgcgccgtGTTTGGGGGTACGGGTGCTAGTGGACATGGCACCCAGAtcccccacgcagcattctcatctgtttgtcattactggtgtcattttcgggttactaacgccattgtaacacataatcacagatgttccgctgtaatggtggtggactcatcacaacagagtgggcgagctgaccaatcagagcatagGGAGGGggtggcaggagctccaacaagccgtttaggacatagtgaatacacatactatacagagatattgtatgagaaaccaatgtgagtttgaaaaattgcacaatataaatatattctagtatacctcaacaatgaaattatgatcagtagaaatggcaatgacatgggacctttaaataagatatgaatgcagtactttaacttgtaatggagtattttcacagtgTGGTGTTTGTACTTTCTACTACCTGCAGCAAGTGCTGATAAAGGGTCTAAAGTGATAATACAGAGTCtaaagtgttattaatgtgataataaagtgTGACTGAAGAGTTTAAAGTGTTAATAAAAAGTAAAGCGAACAGACCTGCTTTGTGTAAATCAAAtatctgtaggcctatagcaaTTACAAATGTTTGGCATATCTGAAGCTGATGTTCTTGCAGGATTCGTGCTGTTCGGAGTTTGCATCCTTGTGGTtgattgcacttattgtaagctgcagaggtggaataagtacgactcagatcttgtacttaagtaggcctacatgtaggaatactctgttacaagttaaagtcctgcattcaagatgtaaagtaaaagtacaaaagtattggcatcaaaatataattAAAGTTCCAAAAGTACTACTCAATATGCAGATCGACCAATTTCagaattatatatattatatgtagtgctgtcaaaattatcgcgttaacggcggtaattaattttttgaattaattgcgttaaaatatttaacgcatgtgcagaatggcccgccccatacgtgccaccagtggcagcgccagggtatgtatgaatggggtaggctacacccataccaagaaatgtttTAGCCCtaccatgaacaatgatgttaaagtaagcaaactaaagtctgccaactcgcgcggagtaaattgcaccgacagcagttagtaagattgatttcagtagccacggttttgaaaacgtttgtcacgtagtgatcgtcttctcaatagaacatatttgataacggcgtggtgttgttgcaggaagtcccgacggagcatacttttgctgtagtacagccaggggtgcacataactggtacgcaggttatgtgcgtaatctgaaatgcgtaccgtcacttgtgtctcaaagtgcatttgcgtaccgacgtacttgtgaagcttttccagaaggcggttagatcaccggacgacagagtcggtctccgtgtgcacatacagggctgctgttaacgtcggtctgtacaacggaattgtgcgaAAATTACGCCAACCGgcagcggagggagactccccccttcactggagaactgcgttaaaacagctgatcacaacgttcacactctgtggtcacgaagtattCCACTaggcgcgcccccccccccccctctgtcgactttcctgaagtactcccccgttgatagaaatcaacacgtaatgaattaagaccccacggtttgatgattgataggtttgtgggctgtctttcatgttgacacacagaaaaatgttataataaacatagatactgtatgttaaatggatatatccgccttctttcatttatctttccattcccacaacaatatacagaaataaatggcatattttggacatagttcgaatggtgattaatcatgattaattaatttttaagctgtgattaatctgattcaaatttgtaatcgtttgacagccctaattatatgttttgattataatcattgatgcattaatgtgtttatcACATTTAAATGCTGGacttatttgtattgtgttgatCATTTCTACACACTGTGGTTTT
Proteins encoded in this region:
- the LOC139434506 gene encoding zinc finger protein 501-like; this encodes METEADGDDCRGPEPTSNSDPESSLQPKTEGDTGDSTEPDTGDCSEPDTEDSADWKETREPASVSNSMKNRHESVSDQRHSNEKKQFGCSVCTKYFARKGDIKKHMIIHTGEKPHSCSVCKKAFSQSGALKEHMRVHTGEKPYTCSVCKKAFSYNISAKVHMRIHTGEKPYSCSVCKKSFSESGGFKQHMRIHTGEKPYTCSVCKNAFSQRGHLKGHMRIHTGEKPYSCSICKKAFALSGHLKRHMRVHTREEIYSCNVCDKRFKFRSDLKRHKCVGRQSSRLNEIQTEDNREADPPISSSAEHMATEADGGQ